The Enterobacter kobei genome has a segment encoding these proteins:
- the chbG gene encoding chitin disaccharide deacetylase, whose amino-acid sequence MENLLIVNADDFGLSKGQNYGIIEACRRGVVTSTTALVNGEAVEHAAQLSRDVPELGVGMHFVLTLGMPLTPMPGLTRDGQLGKWIWEQAEQDALPLEEIARELDCQFNRFADLFGDLPTHIDSHHHVHMIPAIFPIVAAFAQRKGVAMRVDREVQGLPDSAVTTTAGFSSAFYGEAIDEALFLKVLDDSAARGEKSLEVMAHPAFVDNIVRKSAYCWPRLAELDVLTSPSLKYAIAERGYRLGTFRDL is encoded by the coding sequence ATGGAAAACCTGCTGATCGTTAATGCTGATGATTTTGGCCTCTCGAAAGGTCAGAACTACGGCATTATTGAAGCCTGTCGCCGGGGGGTTGTGACATCCACTACGGCACTGGTTAATGGTGAAGCGGTTGAACATGCGGCGCAGCTAAGCCGCGACGTGCCTGAGCTGGGCGTCGGGATGCATTTTGTGCTGACGCTCGGTATGCCGCTTACGCCAATGCCGGGCCTGACCCGTGACGGACAGTTAGGTAAATGGATTTGGGAACAGGCGGAGCAGGACGCTCTGCCGCTGGAAGAGATTGCCCGCGAGCTGGACTGTCAGTTCAACCGCTTTGCTGATCTGTTTGGTGATCTGCCAACACACATCGACAGCCATCACCACGTGCATATGATCCCGGCAATTTTCCCGATCGTTGCGGCGTTTGCTCAACGCAAAGGCGTAGCGATGCGCGTGGATCGTGAGGTGCAAGGGTTGCCGGACAGTGCGGTGACAACCACCGCAGGGTTCAGCAGCGCGTTTTACGGCGAGGCGATCGACGAAGCGCTGTTCCTGAAGGTGCTGGATGATTCTGCAGCCCGGGGAGAAAAGTCACTGGAGGTCATGGCGCACCCCGCATTTGTCGATAATATCGTGCGCAAGAGCGCGTACTGCTGGCCGCGCCTGGCGGAGCTGGATGTGCTGACGTCGCCGTCGCTGAAATACGCGATTGCCGAACGTGGGTATCGGTTGGGGACATTCCGGGATCTGTGA
- a CDS encoding 6-phospho-beta-glucosidase produces MQKKLKVVTIGGGSSYTPELLEGFLKRYHELPVSELWLVDVEEGQEKLNIIFDLCQRMVEKAGVPLTVHKTLDRRLALKDADFVTTQLRVGQLKARELDERIPLSHGYLGQETNGAGGLFKGLRTIPVIFDIVKDVEEICPDAWVINFTNPAGMVTEAVYRHTGFKRFIGVCNIPVGMKMFIRDVLELTDNDDLSIDLFGLNHMVFIKDVIVNGTSRFAELLDGVASGRLTAASVKNIFDLPFSEGLIRSLNLLPCSYLLYYFKQKEMLAIEMGEYYKGGARAQIVQKVEKQLFDLYKDPNLNVKPKELEQRGGAYYSDAACEVINAIYNDKQAEHYVNVPHHGHIDNIPADWAVEMTCILGRDGAKPHPRITHFDDKVMGLIHTIKGFEVAASQAALSGELNDVLLALNLSPLVHSDRDAEQLAAEMILAHEKWLPNFAATIEKLKFKHH; encoded by the coding sequence ATGCAAAAGAAATTAAAAGTCGTAACCATTGGTGGCGGCAGCAGCTATACCCCGGAATTACTTGAAGGTTTTCTGAAACGTTATCATGAATTACCGGTCAGCGAATTATGGCTGGTGGACGTGGAGGAAGGTCAGGAGAAGCTGAATATTATTTTCGACCTGTGCCAACGCATGGTTGAGAAAGCGGGCGTACCTCTGACCGTGCATAAAACGCTGGATCGTCGACTGGCGCTGAAAGATGCAGATTTCGTAACCACCCAGCTGCGCGTTGGGCAGTTGAAAGCGCGTGAACTGGACGAGCGTATTCCGTTGAGCCACGGTTATCTCGGTCAGGAAACTAACGGTGCCGGTGGCCTGTTCAAAGGCCTGCGTACCATTCCGGTTATTTTCGACATCGTTAAAGACGTGGAGGAAATCTGTCCAGACGCGTGGGTGATTAACTTCACTAACCCGGCAGGGATGGTGACCGAAGCGGTCTATCGTCATACCGGTTTCAAGCGCTTTATTGGCGTCTGTAATATTCCAGTCGGCATGAAAATGTTTATCCGTGACGTGCTGGAACTGACCGATAATGACGATCTCTCTATCGATCTGTTCGGTTTGAACCATATGGTGTTCATTAAAGATGTCATCGTGAACGGAACATCGCGTTTTGCTGAACTGCTGGACGGGGTCGCCTCGGGTCGTCTGACCGCTGCGTCTGTGAAAAACATCTTTGACCTGCCGTTCAGCGAAGGGCTGATCCGCTCGTTGAATCTGCTGCCGTGCTCCTACCTGCTTTATTACTTCAAGCAGAAAGAGATGCTGGCCATCGAAATGGGCGAGTATTACAAGGGGGGCGCGCGGGCGCAAATCGTTCAGAAAGTTGAGAAGCAGCTGTTCGACTTGTATAAAGATCCGAACCTGAACGTCAAGCCGAAAGAGCTTGAGCAGCGCGGCGGGGCCTATTATTCCGATGCGGCGTGTGAAGTGATCAACGCCATCTACAACGACAAGCAGGCGGAGCACTATGTTAACGTGCCGCACCACGGCCACATCGACAATATCCCGGCTGACTGGGCCGTTGAGATGACCTGCATTCTGGGACGCGATGGCGCTAAACCGCATCCGCGCATTACTCATTTTGATGACAAAGTTATGGGTCTGATCCACACCATTAAAGGCTTTGAAGTGGCGGCAAGTCAGGCGGCGCTGAGCGGCGAGCTGAATGACGTGCTTCTGGCACTGAACCTCAGCCCGCTGGTGCATTCCGACCGCGATGCGGAGCAGCTTGCAGCAGAGATGATCCTGGCGCATGAAAAATGGTTGCCGAACTTCGCCGCCACGATCGAGAAGCTGAAGTTCAAACACCACTGA
- the cedA gene encoding cell division activator CedA, giving the protein MLQEFALVNPSLMKPLRQQNRQVISYVPRVEPAPPDHALKVEGFRDVWQLRGKYVAFVLMGEHFRRSPTFSVPESAQRWAVQIRQDEEVEE; this is encoded by the coding sequence CTGCTTCAAGAATTTGCTTTAGTGAACCCGTCGCTTATGAAACCTCTTCGTCAACAAAACCGCCAGGTTATTAGCTATGTGCCCCGCGTGGAACCCGCGCCGCCTGACCATGCCCTGAAAGTGGAGGGTTTTCGTGATGTCTGGCAGCTTCGTGGTAAATATGTGGCGTTTGTCCTGATGGGGGAGCATTTCCGTCGATCGCCGACGTTTTCCGTGCCGGAGTCTGCCCAGCGATGGGCGGTGCAAATCCGCCAGGATGAAGAGGTTGAAGAATAA
- the katE gene encoding catalase HPII, translated as MSNKDNTHQSPIHGTEESQPGMDSLAPADGSHRPSPGPSAPGEQPTAPGSMKSPDTGNEKLKSLEPHRKGGEGFALTTNQGVRIADDQNSLCAGSRGPTLLEDFILREKITHFDHERIPERIVHARGSAAHGYFQPYKSLKAITKADFLSDPDKITPVFVRFSTVQGGAGSADTVRDIRGFATKFYTEEGIFDLVGNNTPVFFIQDAHKFPDFVHAVKPEPHWAIPQGQSAHDTFWDYISLQPETLHNVMWAMSDRGIPRSYRTMEGFGIHTFRMINAEGKATFVRFHWKPVAGKASLVWDEAQKLTGRDPDFHRRELWESIEAGDFPEYELGLQLIPEEDEFKFDFDLLDPTKLIPEELVPVQLVGKMVLNRNPDNFFAENEQAAFHPGHIVPGLDFTNDPLLQGRLFSYTDTQISRLGGPNFHEIPINRPTCPYHNFQRDGMHRQDIDTNPANYEPNSINDNWPRETPPGPKRGGFESYQERIDGNKIRERSPSFGEYYAHPRLFWNSQTPIEQQHIIGGFSFELSKVVRTYIRERVVDQLAHIDIQLAQSVADNLGITLTDEQRNLAPPKEVNGVKKDPSLSLYAVPGGSIKGRVVAILLNDKTRASDVLGIMQALKTQGVHAKLLYSRMGEVTADDGSVLPVAATFAGAPSLTVDAVIVPCGDIASLLNNGDAVYYLLEAYKHLKPIALSGDARQFKSQLKVAEQGEDGIVEGDNVDDAFMTKLFDLLAAHRVWSRSSKIDQIPA; from the coding sequence ATGTCGAACAAAGATAATACACATCAATCACCGATTCATGGCACTGAAGAATCTCAACCGGGTATGGACTCTCTCGCCCCTGCTGACGGCTCTCACCGCCCCTCGCCAGGCCCTTCCGCCCCCGGCGAACAGCCTACCGCACCGGGAAGCATGAAATCGCCGGACACCGGGAACGAGAAGCTGAAATCGCTTGAGCCACACCGTAAAGGTGGTGAAGGTTTTGCACTCACGACCAATCAGGGCGTGCGCATTGCTGACGATCAAAACTCTCTTTGCGCCGGCTCGCGCGGCCCCACACTGCTGGAAGACTTTATCCTGCGGGAAAAAATTACCCATTTCGACCACGAGCGAATTCCGGAACGTATCGTTCACGCGCGCGGCTCGGCTGCGCATGGCTACTTCCAGCCGTACAAGAGCCTGAAAGCGATCACCAAAGCAGATTTCCTCTCCGACCCGGATAAAATTACCCCGGTGTTTGTCCGATTCTCCACCGTACAGGGTGGCGCGGGTTCGGCAGACACGGTGCGTGATATTCGCGGTTTCGCCACCAAGTTTTATACCGAAGAGGGTATTTTTGATCTGGTGGGCAATAACACCCCGGTGTTTTTCATTCAGGATGCGCATAAATTTCCTGACTTTGTCCATGCGGTAAAACCGGAGCCCCACTGGGCCATACCGCAGGGACAAAGTGCGCACGACACCTTCTGGGACTATATCTCTCTGCAACCTGAAACGTTACACAACGTGATGTGGGCGATGTCTGACCGGGGTATTCCGCGCAGCTATCGCACGATGGAGGGGTTTGGTATTCACACCTTCCGTATGATTAACGCGGAAGGAAAAGCCACGTTCGTCCGGTTCCACTGGAAGCCGGTGGCGGGCAAAGCCTCGCTGGTGTGGGATGAGGCGCAGAAGCTGACCGGGCGCGATCCTGACTTCCATCGTCGTGAGCTGTGGGAGTCCATTGAAGCCGGCGATTTCCCTGAATATGAACTGGGCCTGCAGCTCATTCCGGAAGAGGATGAATTTAAGTTTGATTTCGACCTTCTTGACCCGACCAAACTGATCCCCGAGGAGCTGGTGCCGGTTCAACTGGTGGGGAAAATGGTGCTCAACCGCAACCCGGATAATTTCTTTGCCGAGAACGAGCAGGCCGCGTTCCACCCGGGGCATATCGTGCCGGGACTGGATTTCACCAACGATCCGCTCTTACAGGGACGTTTGTTCTCGTACACCGATACGCAGATCAGCCGCCTTGGCGGGCCGAACTTCCACGAAATTCCAATTAACCGTCCGACCTGCCCGTACCACAATTTCCAGCGCGACGGGATGCATCGTCAGGACATTGATACCAATCCGGCTAACTACGAGCCTAACTCGATCAACGATAACTGGCCGCGCGAAACACCGCCAGGCCCGAAACGCGGAGGTTTTGAGTCGTACCAGGAGCGTATCGATGGCAACAAAATTCGCGAGCGCAGCCCTTCCTTCGGCGAGTATTACGCCCATCCTCGCCTGTTCTGGAACAGCCAGACGCCGATTGAGCAGCAGCACATCATCGGCGGCTTTAGCTTCGAGTTAAGTAAGGTGGTGCGCACCTACATCCGCGAGCGCGTGGTCGATCAGCTTGCGCACATTGATATTCAGCTCGCCCAGAGCGTGGCGGATAACCTGGGTATTACCCTCACCGACGAGCAGCGCAACCTTGCTCCGCCAAAAGAGGTCAACGGCGTGAAGAAAGATCCGTCGCTGAGTCTGTATGCGGTGCCAGGTGGCTCAATTAAAGGCCGCGTGGTCGCCATCCTGCTGAACGATAAAACCCGGGCCAGTGACGTACTGGGCATTATGCAGGCGCTGAAAACCCAGGGCGTACACGCCAAACTGCTTTATTCCCGAATGGGTGAAGTGACGGCTGATGACGGTTCCGTGCTGCCGGTGGCTGCGACCTTTGCCGGGGCACCCTCGCTGACCGTCGATGCGGTGATTGTTCCGTGCGGGGATATTGCCAGCTTGTTGAACAACGGTGACGCCGTCTATTACCTGCTGGAAGCTTATAAGCACCTGAAACCGATCGCGTTGTCCGGCGATGCGCGTCAGTTTAAATCCCAGCTGAAGGTTGCCGAGCAAGGTGAGGACGGCATTGTCGAGGGCGATAACGTGGACGACGCCTTTATGACGAAGCTGTTTGACCTGCTCGCCGCGCACCGTGTCTGGTCACGCAGCAGCAAGATTGACCAGATCCCGGCGTAA